In the genome of Oceaniferula marina, one region contains:
- a CDS encoding DUF58 domain-containing protein produces the protein MSLLPTETMAVMRRLEWLARKRMQGTLTGKHSSPDKGFSVEFAEHREYSPGDDPRNLDWRVMAKNDRNVIKQYIEETNLRTTVAVDISGSMRYRGEQASEIDGTARSKFEYARYLAAALSYLYVKQGDGAGLVTFDHIIRDQLRCASRPSQVRRILDTLWNTEPGTETEVAKVLHEVAERIPKRGLVILISDFLDDPKSMVEALHHFDFRQHELVLFHVLAEEELSFPFKNYQRFRDLEGIEPMLKIDPQAVRAAYLERLREFIQSMETTCGKLRADYVPVNTRTPLSDTLVRYLGRRMHARRS, from the coding sequence ATGTCCTTGCTCCCTACGGAGACCATGGCGGTGATGCGTCGGCTCGAATGGCTGGCACGCAAACGCATGCAAGGCACCCTGACGGGCAAACACAGCAGCCCCGACAAGGGGTTTTCTGTCGAATTTGCCGAACACCGGGAGTACAGCCCGGGCGATGATCCGCGCAACCTCGACTGGCGCGTGATGGCAAAAAACGATCGCAACGTCATCAAACAGTACATCGAGGAAACCAACCTCCGTACGACCGTCGCCGTCGATATCTCCGGCTCAATGCGTTACCGTGGCGAACAGGCGAGCGAAATCGATGGAACCGCCAGGTCGAAATTCGAATACGCACGCTACCTCGCCGCCGCGCTGTCCTACCTTTACGTCAAACAAGGTGACGGTGCCGGCCTCGTTACCTTCGACCACATCATCCGCGACCAACTCCGCTGCGCCAGTCGCCCCAGCCAGGTGCGACGCATCCTCGACACCCTCTGGAACACGGAGCCCGGAACCGAAACCGAAGTGGCCAAGGTGCTGCACGAAGTGGCCGAGCGTATCCCCAAACGAGGACTCGTCATCCTGATCAGCGACTTCCTCGATGACCCGAAGTCCATGGTCGAGGCCCTGCACCACTTCGATTTCCGACAACACGAACTGGTCCTCTTCCATGTTCTTGCCGAGGAGGAACTAAGCTTCCCATTCAAAAACTACCAACGGTTCCGCGACCTTGAAGGGATTGAACCGATGCTCAAAATCGATCCTCAGGCGGTGCGTGCCGCCTATCTCGAACGTCTGCGCGAGTTTATCCAATCCATGGAAACCACCTGCGGCAAGCTGCGTGCCGATTACGTCCCGGTCAACACCCGCACCCCGCTCAGCGACACCCTGGTTCGCTATCTTGGCCGTCGCATGCACGCCCGCCGCTCGTAA
- a CDS encoding PA14 domain-containing protein, with the protein MLFLNSILLAGLAGAMIPVILHLIRRQAAKPMDWGAMRFLFDTVAMRRRRMEWEDLLLMVTRCLLLALIALAVARPFVPPNSAVPWLVVIPLVLLGMAAFGGSFTLSGRKSRWLLRLTGLLCLLATAAAIIMERELNLKRFKLASGRDVALIIDASSSMTLTDGTSPNSFTQAVEEAKEVVKQAPRGTAFTIILGGPAPELKTATPLTHRADVLEVLEQVQAVGGPFRAQDAISMATLSLADGENANKEILVFSDGQRIGWRTDNPSAWSSLGDVLSSMPQAPRLLMRQLPPPQILRNVAIADISLSRELVGTDRPLGIKVMVENTGTETITPGELSLHIGKQSLEAQGVGQLIPGQQETIHFQHQFKQTGAQLIHARIDTADAIPGDNHREQVVNVRESLPVLLIDGHPSGAFFERAASFTALALTPNSQPLKSGKSTSGFLMDPRVVPAPEMGTLDKLPRRGVIVLADVPRLPSDLARKVESFVASGGGLLILAGSRADASFYNTWQGASGPVSPKQLAAASGTKEEVSPAPDTFDHPALDLFSRDKKSDLKQANISQFRKVQAHVSQSANQHVIARFSNGAPWLMSKQHGQGRVMLASCRFDRFSGTLPSRESFVPFIHEIITWLAGTGDIQFNLPARWSPRISLPGGSGLLASYYEQTSMQGSPLSRQIHSVVDLNDSPRQDQATTEAKARGIRWHGRLLPPSSGEYKITIEGRGKYSLSLDGKQLFSNGQKSEASANINLSAGQAVPLQLDFSKTGNPPSLRLLWTPPGAPSSLIPPEALLPPRDPDSGSDLVLEKTTAIDPLGVQRSSTLTLGARGPSLNIECPAIPGLYQIVVPPTAAQLLNQQAGTTMPMVVRRDIEESRYEALNDDDTTLISKHIETIPLRNQDDILAVLNGKGFGEELWKVFAIGALVLLVLEVALTRWISKSRRAGEEVKIDFAIEADPHNPLVQPSGSLGKAVNGKGDLP; encoded by the coding sequence ATGCTTTTCCTCAACTCCATACTTCTGGCCGGACTGGCGGGTGCGATGATTCCGGTCATCCTCCATCTGATTCGCCGCCAGGCGGCCAAGCCGATGGACTGGGGCGCCATGCGCTTTTTATTCGACACCGTAGCCATGAGGCGACGGCGCATGGAATGGGAGGATCTCCTCCTGATGGTCACCCGCTGCCTCTTACTGGCACTCATCGCACTCGCAGTCGCACGCCCTTTTGTGCCCCCGAATTCGGCCGTCCCCTGGTTGGTCGTCATCCCACTCGTCTTGCTTGGCATGGCAGCTTTTGGGGGATCGTTTACCTTATCCGGGCGGAAATCAAGATGGCTACTCCGGCTCACCGGTCTACTCTGCCTGCTCGCTACAGCCGCAGCGATCATCATGGAACGGGAGCTCAACCTGAAACGCTTCAAACTCGCCAGTGGTCGGGATGTGGCTCTGATCATTGACGCGTCGAGCTCAATGACGCTCACCGACGGCACATCACCAAACAGCTTTACTCAAGCTGTCGAAGAAGCCAAGGAAGTGGTCAAACAAGCCCCCCGAGGCACAGCTTTCACCATCATCCTCGGCGGACCGGCACCAGAACTCAAGACGGCCACTCCTTTGACTCACCGCGCTGACGTGTTGGAAGTACTCGAGCAAGTGCAAGCGGTCGGTGGCCCCTTCCGGGCACAAGACGCCATCAGTATGGCCACACTCAGTCTGGCCGATGGAGAAAATGCGAATAAAGAAATCCTGGTCTTCAGCGATGGCCAACGCATCGGTTGGCGCACCGACAACCCGTCCGCATGGAGCTCGCTGGGCGATGTGCTTTCCTCCATGCCGCAGGCACCCAGATTGCTGATGCGGCAGCTGCCACCACCGCAGATCCTCCGAAATGTCGCCATTGCGGATATCTCCCTGTCGCGGGAACTCGTCGGAACCGACCGCCCACTCGGGATCAAGGTCATGGTTGAAAACACAGGAACGGAAACCATCACCCCGGGGGAACTCAGCCTCCACATCGGCAAGCAGTCGCTCGAAGCCCAGGGAGTCGGGCAATTGATCCCGGGCCAGCAGGAAACCATCCACTTCCAGCATCAGTTTAAACAAACGGGGGCCCAGCTCATCCACGCCCGGATCGATACCGCCGATGCCATTCCGGGGGACAACCACCGGGAACAGGTGGTTAACGTCCGCGAGTCCCTGCCGGTCCTCCTCATCGACGGCCACCCGTCCGGTGCCTTTTTCGAACGTGCCGCCAGCTTTACCGCACTCGCGCTCACGCCAAATAGCCAGCCACTGAAATCCGGAAAAAGCACCTCCGGCTTCCTGATGGACCCCAGAGTTGTCCCGGCCCCCGAGATGGGCACCCTGGACAAGCTTCCGCGACGCGGCGTCATCGTGCTCGCCGATGTGCCCCGGCTGCCAAGCGATCTCGCCCGGAAGGTAGAGTCCTTTGTCGCCAGTGGCGGCGGGCTGTTGATCCTCGCCGGATCACGTGCCGACGCCTCATTCTACAACACTTGGCAGGGAGCCTCGGGCCCGGTCTCGCCAAAGCAGCTTGCAGCGGCCAGTGGCACGAAAGAAGAAGTCTCCCCCGCCCCGGACACCTTCGACCACCCGGCACTCGATCTCTTTTCCCGCGATAAAAAAAGCGACCTCAAGCAGGCCAATATCTCGCAGTTTCGCAAGGTGCAGGCGCATGTATCCCAATCCGCCAATCAACACGTCATCGCCCGCTTCTCCAATGGCGCTCCCTGGTTGATGAGCAAACAACACGGCCAAGGACGCGTGATGCTCGCCAGCTGTCGGTTTGACCGCTTCAGCGGCACTCTACCGTCCCGGGAATCGTTTGTTCCTTTCATCCACGAAATCATCACCTGGCTGGCGGGAACCGGCGATATTCAATTCAATCTTCCCGCACGCTGGAGCCCCCGCATCTCGCTTCCCGGCGGCAGCGGCCTGCTTGCCAGCTATTACGAGCAAACATCGATGCAAGGCTCACCACTGAGCCGCCAAATCCATTCTGTGGTCGATCTCAATGATTCCCCCCGACAAGACCAAGCAACCACCGAAGCCAAGGCTCGTGGGATTCGCTGGCATGGGCGGCTCCTACCACCAAGCAGCGGCGAGTACAAGATCACGATTGAGGGCCGGGGGAAATACAGCCTGAGCCTCGACGGCAAGCAGCTCTTCAGCAATGGGCAGAAGTCCGAGGCATCGGCAAACATCAACTTAAGCGCCGGGCAAGCAGTGCCCCTGCAACTCGACTTCTCAAAAACCGGCAACCCGCCCTCGCTTCGTCTCCTCTGGACCCCGCCCGGTGCGCCGTCCTCGCTCATCCCCCCTGAAGCGCTGCTGCCACCACGCGACCCGGACAGCGGATCCGATCTGGTGTTGGAAAAAACCACCGCCATTGACCCTCTCGGCGTCCAACGCAGCAGCACCCTGACGCTCGGCGCCCGCGGTCCTTCTCTCAACATTGAGTGCCCCGCCATCCCGGGACTCTACCAGATCGTGGTTCCTCCCACCGCTGCCCAGCTACTCAACCAACAAGCCGGGACCACGATGCCCATGGTCGTCCGTCGGGACATCGAAGAAAGCCGCTACGAAGCACTCAATGACGATGATACAACCCTGATTTCCAAACACATCGAAACCATCCCACTCCGTAATCAGGACGACATTCTCGCGGTGTTGAATGGCAAAGGGTTCGGGGAAGAACTCTGGAAGGTTTTTGCCATAGGTGCCCTGGTTCTCCTGGTTCTGGAAGTCGCCTTGACCCGTTGGATATCGAAATCCCGACGGGCCGGGGAAGAAGTCAAAATCGATTTTGCCATCGAGGCCGACCCACACAACCCACTGGTGCAGCCAAGCGGCTCCCTGGGCAAAGCCGTCAACGGGAAAGGAGACCTCCCATGA
- a CDS encoding DUF4175 family protein produces the protein MPDSNTPMTVMSQAPTPEITDGLKAILKRIRRLQWTRGLLAILTISLSGLLAIMAADWFLAPLAESTRWAMFAIWLLGCAIGIWRFLWEPLRRRITLVQIARWLEVHHPDIQERISTSLELADRSSHGMSPALLDEIAREARVDIARIQPRQEIHTGPVKRWLAPTLLVIGLFALLFAIWPNQTGRLFVRAIAPFANVGNAAAIHIEISPGNLEVLEGEPIEIQIHYTGDPGETLVLETHNQSPGSTTTTETLPYSGTEAGKHLAVYRLSQAKEDFAYRVRVGKAESEEFHVKVWPKPQLRSSQVSYRYPAYTGWNNKQQELNNRGIAAIAGTQIEITAKTNTPVIRGDLQIKGSNPVPLDIHPGADQSSLSCRFPITKKRSGQGTILLKHRLGQEFEAARFPINVLPDKAPSIEILSPDKQELTVRPDEHLPITYQIREDIGLQSVELVSFTDPKHPHSTSWPMPTQVSPTKKQLWRGEHTLPIATLLELHPKAREINILIQAKDNRPPEFDGPGVGKSAILTLKISRSATSLARQELDQQQSSVRETARKAREAIRQAKEKMDANRDTVRKEEIPKHNRQQLAKAREQLHLAEKSLHQLAKEMENTVHAPKAEHAKKAADKSREAREKLETAPLQNTPDERKKELDQARDAAEDAMKQLDQLQQNVDRDRQRVEDIARLRELAQKESELARQAEQRAQKQQAEQAKQTADASSPEPNKQDAKQDTKRTNKQNREQAKADEQWQQQQRQVQEELRRAINERPDAQAEASRQQAEQSRELAEQSRKLASQQKQLQSLSQQAEKQQQSADRAKQAEKTKPQSAASKQAQKQASKQKEAFKQQVEKALQQAQQDVIDQAEKQLEHARQEAKPEADTLPDAIAKAKDALMSQKAEAKDKANPEKDGNPSTETAGKPSPEQKQSATEQSKQAAKAFNEIANQQSHEESKPSNNTTDPAANKPEEQADTNANKPSSAEHDAGLESLAERQESIAKAAEQLAQNKPKEALAELQGMQAKATEQLADDIQALPEVQHHSGERQQAEHQSRQAREHAREAARTSQEGQLPASTQRNEQASRSLEQTAKALDAEAKRLDQQAKQAESIAQREAAETSKAEMAIESGQQPGRQTRPMKQANVDAKQLAKAFEQAAEASQAAKAGQNQKAAEASRQAADALQELAAQAMENMQAGRQQPASNPATKPQTASLSEPSKHEEGPENKPSGQGTGEQNKKQNQQPSPGVPPELAKLGVSIKDWEKLQHMLKSDIKGTDAAHIPEDYRQLVQQYFQQIASEGKEDQP, from the coding sequence ATGCCAGACTCCAACACTCCCATGACCGTCATGTCCCAAGCACCCACACCGGAAATCACGGATGGCCTGAAGGCCATCCTCAAGAGAATCCGTCGCCTGCAATGGACGCGTGGCCTCTTGGCCATTCTCACCATCAGCCTGAGCGGCCTGCTCGCCATCATGGCAGCCGATTGGTTTCTCGCTCCACTCGCAGAATCCACCCGTTGGGCGATGTTTGCCATCTGGCTACTGGGCTGCGCCATCGGGATTTGGCGCTTTCTTTGGGAACCACTTCGGCGACGGATTACCTTGGTCCAGATTGCCCGCTGGCTGGAAGTCCATCATCCGGACATTCAGGAACGCATCAGCACCTCACTCGAATTAGCTGATCGTTCATCCCACGGGATGTCCCCCGCTCTACTGGACGAAATTGCCCGCGAGGCCAGAGTCGACATCGCAAGGATCCAACCGCGGCAGGAAATTCATACCGGCCCGGTCAAACGCTGGCTTGCCCCGACGCTTCTGGTCATCGGCCTCTTTGCATTGCTCTTTGCCATCTGGCCAAACCAAACCGGCCGTCTTTTTGTCCGTGCCATTGCTCCTTTTGCCAACGTCGGTAATGCCGCAGCCATCCACATTGAAATCTCGCCAGGCAACCTCGAAGTGCTCGAAGGTGAACCCATCGAAATTCAGATCCACTACACCGGGGACCCCGGCGAAACACTCGTCCTGGAAACCCACAACCAGAGCCCGGGATCAACCACCACCACCGAAACCCTGCCCTATTCGGGAACCGAGGCAGGCAAACACCTCGCGGTCTACCGCTTGAGTCAGGCCAAGGAGGATTTCGCCTACCGGGTGCGCGTCGGTAAAGCCGAAAGCGAAGAGTTCCACGTCAAGGTCTGGCCCAAACCCCAACTTCGCTCAAGTCAGGTAAGCTACCGCTATCCGGCATACACTGGATGGAACAACAAACAACAGGAACTCAATAACCGCGGCATCGCTGCGATAGCCGGCACCCAAATCGAAATCACAGCAAAAACCAACACCCCGGTCATCCGCGGCGACTTACAGATTAAGGGCTCAAACCCAGTCCCGCTCGATATCCACCCAGGGGCCGACCAATCCAGCCTGAGCTGCCGGTTTCCCATCACCAAAAAACGATCGGGCCAAGGGACGATCCTACTCAAACACCGACTCGGCCAAGAGTTCGAAGCAGCCAGATTCCCCATCAACGTTCTCCCTGACAAAGCACCCAGCATTGAAATCCTATCGCCAGACAAGCAAGAACTTACGGTCCGCCCGGACGAGCACCTGCCGATCACCTATCAGATCCGTGAAGACATCGGTCTGCAATCCGTGGAGCTCGTATCCTTTACCGATCCGAAACATCCTCACAGCACATCCTGGCCGATGCCAACACAGGTTTCACCAACAAAAAAACAACTCTGGCGTGGAGAACACACCCTGCCGATTGCCACCTTGCTCGAGCTCCACCCCAAAGCTCGCGAGATCAACATCTTGATCCAGGCCAAGGACAACCGTCCACCGGAATTTGACGGACCAGGGGTTGGAAAATCAGCCATCCTCACGCTGAAAATCTCCCGCAGTGCGACCTCGCTGGCACGCCAGGAACTTGACCAGCAACAATCATCCGTCCGTGAAACCGCCCGCAAAGCTCGCGAAGCCATCAGGCAAGCAAAAGAAAAAATGGATGCCAACCGCGATACCGTCCGCAAGGAGGAGATCCCGAAACATAACCGACAACAACTCGCCAAAGCGAGAGAGCAACTGCACCTTGCGGAAAAATCACTGCATCAACTCGCCAAGGAAATGGAAAACACCGTGCACGCCCCAAAGGCTGAACACGCAAAAAAAGCCGCCGACAAATCGCGCGAAGCCCGTGAGAAACTCGAAACAGCCCCACTCCAAAACACCCCCGATGAGCGAAAAAAAGAACTCGACCAGGCACGTGACGCCGCGGAAGACGCGATGAAGCAGCTCGACCAACTCCAACAAAACGTCGACCGGGATCGCCAACGGGTCGAAGACATCGCCCGCCTCCGGGAGCTCGCCCAAAAAGAATCCGAGCTCGCACGCCAGGCTGAACAACGGGCACAGAAGCAACAAGCAGAGCAAGCCAAACAGACCGCAGACGCCTCTAGCCCGGAGCCAAACAAACAAGACGCAAAACAAGACACCAAGCGAACAAACAAACAAAACCGCGAACAAGCAAAAGCCGACGAGCAATGGCAACAGCAACAACGGCAGGTCCAGGAGGAACTCCGACGAGCCATCAACGAACGACCCGATGCACAGGCCGAGGCATCCCGCCAACAAGCGGAACAATCACGTGAACTGGCGGAACAATCACGCAAACTCGCATCCCAACAAAAACAACTGCAATCACTCAGCCAACAGGCAGAGAAACAACAACAATCCGCCGATCGAGCCAAACAAGCCGAGAAAACCAAGCCTCAATCCGCCGCAAGCAAACAGGCACAAAAACAAGCGAGCAAGCAAAAGGAGGCGTTCAAGCAACAGGTGGAAAAAGCACTCCAACAAGCCCAGCAGGATGTGATCGATCAAGCGGAAAAACAACTCGAACACGCCCGCCAAGAGGCAAAACCCGAAGCCGACACCCTGCCGGATGCCATCGCCAAAGCCAAAGACGCTCTGATGTCCCAAAAAGCAGAAGCCAAAGACAAAGCAAATCCAGAAAAGGACGGCAATCCGTCAACGGAAACAGCCGGCAAGCCATCACCCGAACAAAAACAATCAGCAACAGAACAAAGCAAACAGGCGGCCAAGGCATTCAACGAAATTGCCAACCAACAAAGCCACGAAGAATCCAAACCATCCAACAACACAACCGACCCAGCCGCTAACAAACCAGAGGAGCAGGCAGACACCAATGCTAACAAACCTTCATCAGCTGAGCATGATGCCGGGCTCGAATCCTTGGCTGAGCGTCAAGAATCGATTGCCAAAGCCGCGGAACAACTTGCTCAAAACAAGCCGAAAGAGGCACTCGCCGAGTTGCAAGGGATGCAAGCCAAGGCCACAGAGCAACTCGCCGATGACATCCAGGCACTACCGGAGGTCCAACACCACTCGGGGGAGCGCCAGCAGGCAGAACACCAGTCACGTCAAGCGCGTGAGCACGCACGCGAAGCCGCCCGAACAAGTCAAGAAGGGCAACTACCGGCCAGCACCCAGCGCAATGAGCAGGCATCCCGGTCACTGGAACAAACCGCCAAAGCGCTCGACGCCGAAGCCAAACGCCTCGACCAACAAGCGAAACAAGCGGAGTCGATCGCCCAACGGGAGGCCGCCGAAACAAGCAAAGCGGAAATGGCCATCGAGTCCGGACAACAACCGGGGCGTCAAACCCGGCCGATGAAACAAGCAAACGTCGACGCAAAACAACTCGCCAAAGCATTTGAACAGGCGGCTGAAGCCAGTCAAGCCGCCAAAGCCGGGCAAAACCAGAAGGCAGCCGAGGCAAGCCGGCAGGCGGCCGACGCCCTACAAGAGCTCGCCGCTCAAGCGATGGAAAATATGCAAGCCGGACGGCAGCAGCCCGCATCCAACCCAGCAACAAAACCTCAAACGGCATCGTTGTCTGAACCTTCCAAGCACGAAGAAGGCCCCGAGAACAAACCATCAGGTCAAGGAACCGGTGAACAGAACAAGAAACAAAACCAACAACCGTCACCCGGAGTCCCCCCAGAGCTCGCAAAGCTCGGCGTCTCTATCAAAGACTGGGAAAAACTCCAACACATGCTGAAATCCGATATCAAAGGAACCGATGCCGCCCACATCCCTGAAGACTACCGCCAACTGGTTCAGCAGTATTTCCAACAAATTGCCAGTGAGGGAAAGGAAGACCAACCATGA
- a CDS encoding prenyltransferase/squalene oxidase repeat-containing protein produces MASLSGITPLHAQSPAVADSSVFEQFRSQVDPSIEKALTYLAAQQKQNGSFPGSYGDSTGIPALVGMAFLSKGHMATEGIHAETIRRCVDFITSHQKDNGLLEAGSGGNGPMYAHNIATLFLSEISGMVDPERQKKIDQTLPKALKIILQAQAVKKSESHRGGWRYHPGSHDSDTSCSGWALMALRSAKLNGAAVPDKAIEDAVAYLYRHHNPDTGTFGYTGRDDHKNTLTGMGLLCLELCGEHGNPATIKAADYVLKNHRSLPGAQFEIYGNYYNAQGMFQLGGKYWNSYGKWMYATYLPKQQADGSWKSREAGSVYGTSMMVLAFTVPYRQLPIYQRDETVDEPE; encoded by the coding sequence ATGGCCAGCCTCTCTGGCATCACGCCTCTCCATGCCCAGTCCCCGGCGGTAGCGGACAGCTCGGTTTTCGAACAATTTCGAAGCCAGGTTGACCCCAGTATTGAAAAGGCACTTACCTATCTTGCGGCGCAACAAAAACAAAACGGATCCTTCCCGGGCAGCTACGGCGATTCCACAGGTATCCCCGCCCTCGTCGGTATGGCCTTTCTCTCCAAAGGACATATGGCCACCGAAGGGATACACGCGGAAACCATCAGGCGATGTGTCGACTTCATCACCAGCCATCAGAAAGACAACGGACTTCTAGAAGCCGGCAGTGGAGGTAATGGCCCGATGTATGCCCACAACATCGCCACCCTTTTCCTCTCCGAAATTTCCGGTATGGTCGACCCCGAGCGACAAAAGAAAATCGACCAGACACTGCCCAAAGCACTCAAAATCATCCTCCAAGCCCAGGCCGTAAAAAAGAGCGAATCCCATCGCGGGGGCTGGCGCTACCACCCTGGATCACACGACAGCGATACCTCCTGCAGCGGCTGGGCCCTGATGGCCTTGCGCTCGGCCAAGCTCAACGGTGCCGCCGTGCCGGACAAGGCCATCGAAGATGCCGTTGCCTATCTCTATCGGCATCACAACCCCGATACCGGAACCTTTGGCTACACCGGCCGGGACGACCACAAAAACACCCTCACCGGCATGGGCCTGCTCTGCCTTGAGCTCTGTGGAGAACACGGTAACCCCGCTACCATCAAAGCCGCCGATTACGTGCTGAAAAACCACCGCTCACTGCCCGGTGCCCAGTTTGAAATCTATGGCAACTACTACAACGCCCAGGGGATGTTCCAGCTCGGCGGTAAGTATTGGAATAGCTACGGCAAATGGATGTACGCAACCTACCTTCCCAAACAACAAGCCGACGGCTCATGGAAAAGCCGGGAAGCCGGATCGGTCTACGGCACCTCGATGATGGTTCTTGCCTTCACCGTGCCCTACCGCCAACTGCCAATCTATCAGCGAGACGAAACCGTCGACGAACCGGAATAA